In Acidobacteriota bacterium, the sequence ACCAGAATACCGCACAACTTGCGACCATTGACCAGCACATCGTTCGGCCATTTGATATCAACGCCAACCACGTTTCTTTCCAGCAAGGTTTCCGCCACTGCAATCGAACTCATTAAACTGAGGAGGGAAATTCGTGTGGGCGATGGCGGCAACAACAACACGGAAAGATACAGGCCTTCACCAGGAGACGAATGCCACTGCCGATCCCGCCTGCCGCGCCCGGCGGTTTGTTCGTCAGCAACGACGCAGGTAAATTCCGACGCCGCAGCCAATGTTTTCAGAAAATCGTTGGTGGAACCGAGCGTGGCAAAGTGATGAATTGTGAAGGGTGGACGATGAATAACCACGGAGCGATCTTACCTCAACTATCAATATTCAGAACCTGCCTGGACTTGCTGGCGATTTCGGCAAAGGCTATGCTAGCAATCGGTTTCGATAACAATTCCTGGTTCGGCATTCCCGGACAGATTCAACACCAAACAACAAAACGTTATGAATGCAAATAATCAACCCGAGAAAAAATCCTCTATGTCACTGATGACCATTGGCCTGATTGGGTCGGCAATCCTCTTGATCGCCGCCATTGCATCAAGCCTGTTCAAGAGCAGTGAAAAGGAAACCCCGACCGTTGTTCCCGCTCAACCGGGCCAACCGCAAATTGCCCAGCAAGCGCCTCCGCAATTGCCTTCCGACTTGGCTCCGGCGGTGTACCAAGCGAGCTTCAAAACTTTGGACGGAAAGACCAAAAAGCTGGCCGATTATGCGGGCAAAGTCGTGGTCGTGGATTTGTGGGCGACCTGGTGCGGGCCTTGCCGACAGGAAATTCCGCACCTGATCGAAATGGCCAACGCCTACAAAAGCAAAGGGGTCGAAGTTGTCGGATTGACCAACGAAAATCCAGTAGCGGATGAAGAGAAGGTCAAAATGTTCTCGAAAGAATTCAAGATCAATTATTCAATCGGCTGGGCGGATCCGCAAATGCAAATCGGGTTGATGAACGGGCGAAATGGAATTCCCCAGACGATCATCATCGGACGCGACGGCAAAGTGAAACAGCACTTTGTCGGGTTCAGCGCGATGATCAGTCCGCAACAGATGAAGGCTGCGCTGGAAGCAGCTATCACCGGATAAAACCGTATCGAATCCCGCGCGCAAGCAGCAAGCACATTTACTATCGCGCGCGGGACTGATTCAGTGCCATTGCCACAGCGCCAAAAATCACCAGCAGCGCTCCGGGTGGAACCAGCCAGATTGCCAATCCCGGGTCGCCTTCCGGATGCCAGATGCCAGCCAGCAAAAATCCCACAGGCATCATCACTGAGCCAATTTGTAAGCCAAGTTGCGCCAATCGCGGTGGCGCGGCGAATCGCTGCGCCGTCAATGAAGCAACGACCAATACCACACCAAGCAATGTCCCGTGGGTGTGTGCCAATCGGAGCAGTTCGCGGCGTTGCGGATCGCCCAGATAACCAGGCGCTTTGTAACCAAGCAGTCCTTCCAGCAACAATCCGACCGTCATCCACAGCGCAACGCTGATCCAACCTTGTCGGAGCATTGATGTTGTATCGCTCTCCCGCTTCTCTTTCGACATTTCACTCTCCAACTTCGACATCAACATTGATCCGCCGAGCGCGCAAGCCGGTCGCCAGGGAAAACACTTGCTGACGCATCTGCGGATACCGCGCCCACCATTGTTCGACTGCTGATACTCGAACGGATTCCGCCGCCAGATAATCCGGCTTGGATAATTTTTGGTTGTTCTGTTGGCCGAAAGCTGTCAAACCATTAGCGGCAAAGTATCGAACAATCGGATAGTTGTCGCTCAAGGCTTCGATCAAAAACGGAGCCGCCCAGTTTGCACCCGGCTTCATCGTTCCGCCGCCACTTAACGCTTCTGCCGCCAGCGCCCGCGTCAAAGCGTCGCCGGCAAACAATGCGCGCACGCCTTCCGGCTGGTTAAAAATCTCGTCGCGGCTCGGTTGGGCACTACCGAATCGCTGCGGCCAGATTCGTTTGCTTGCGGCAATCGCCCAATTCACGGATTTGTCCAGATGGCATTGGTTGCAAGCATTCGGGACCAATTGAGTCGCCGTCAGCGTCGCATCAGGAATCGTAATGTCGTGGGTGCGGTGAAACGTCATCACGCCGTACACCACGCGCGGCATGTGGCAATCGTAACAGCGGCTGCCGATGGATTCAGCCGTGTGCCCAGTATGCGCAGCAAGCTGCGTCGGTTGGGCAAACTGTTGGTGGCAACTCAAACAAGGTTTGTCAGTTCGATTTTCGGGTTTAATCTGGCCTTTGATGTCGCCTTCGTGCATGGAATGGCAACTCAAACAGTTGATGCGATTTTGATGATCGCCTTTTTGAAAACACGCCGAGCGCAAAATTCCCTGGTATTCGTACGCCGTCAGTCGCGGCGAACCGTTCTGCCAAAACCGGCCGGCAAAGGAAAACTCGCCGATTTTCGTGTCGCGCGCGACTGGACGATAATACTTTGCCAGATCGTCTCCGGCATTGAACGGATCGCCTTTGGTAAGAATTTCCTGAATGCGTTCCATCGGTTGTGGCACGCGCTGGCCGTGGCAATGCCCGCAAACCATCATCGAACGTTCCGCCGCCAGCTTTCTGGGATTGATAATGTGTTTATCGGCATCGGTGAGCCGCCAAACTTCGCGCGTGAGGGGCGATGAAGCCGCTTCCGCGTGGGCCGCGGCCGCTCCATGACAAGCCCCACAGGCGATTCCGAGTTCGGCGACTTCCGTGGAATATTTGCCGCGAACTGTCGTGTCCATTTGCGGCTGGGCTTTGACGTTGTGGCAAAACACGCAGTTCTGATCCCAAACGGCTTGATGCTGAAAGAAATTGTCGCCGTCGGGATAAAAAAACGATCCGTTCAAACTCATCCAGCGGCGATTCACCAGATCGTAAGCTAAAGGCAAACGAATGTATTGATCTCCCTGACGACTGACGTACTGCTCAATGCGCCGCGAACCAACAGTACGATCAATCTGGTACACCTGCCGACGGCCATCGGGAAAATTCAACGTCATCGTGAACTTGTCGTCGCGCCGTTCCATTTTCGCTTTGACGCCCAGGTATTCAAACGAATTGTCGTGGGTAAAATCGCCCTGCACGGTTTCCGGCTTGGCTTCCTGCGTCATGCGACTGTGATGCGTTCGCCGCCACGAAGCGAAATGATCCGAGTGACAAGCCAGGCATTTTTGCGAATCCAGATAATCGGCGTCGGCCTTCCCTGCTCTGATGCCGCGATAGGTCGGCTGCGAAGCGAAGACTATCGCAGCCACAGATGCGGCGGCGACAGCGGTCAACACTGCGGATTTGATGATGACGGTTTGCATACGTGAAGAGGTGAAAGCGCGGCGAGAGTAAGAAACCGTATCGTTGAAGTCAATATGGGCAAGCAACACAAACTGCAACGTTCGACTATAATCAAGCTATTAAAGTCAGTTCGCAGCGCAGAGGAGATAACTATGAATATCGGGAAAATTTTTGTGTTGGCGGCAATTGTTTGTGCGACCGCATTGTTAATCGTCGTGGGTTGTGCGGATGCCGATTCTTCAAACAACTTCAAGCCAATGACGCCAACGGAAACACCTTCAACAACAGAACACAAATCCGCAGGAGAAACCACCATGTCACCCACGGTAGAAAGTCTGGTCGCCGCGAATAACGAATTTGGCTTCGCCCTGTTCAGCCAGCTTCGCAATCAGGACAAAGACAAAAACCTGTTTATTTCGCCGCTGAGCATCGCCACGGCCCTGTCAATGACGTACAACGGCGCTGCAGGCGAAACCGAATTGGCCATGAAGCGCACGTTGAAATACGGAGAAATGAATCAATCGGAAATCAACCAATCGAGTTCCGCATTGATGGCCAAACTGAAAAGCGCCGATCCGAAAATTGAATTGCTGATCGCCAATTCGCTGTGGGCGCGGCACGGAGTTCAATTCAATCCGACGTTTCTGGAGCGCAATCGCCAGGTTTTCGGAGCGGAAATCGCGGCGCTGGATTTTGGCAACCCGCAAACCGTCAACACGATCAACAACTGGGTCAGCCAAAACACCAAAGGCAAGATTCCCAAAATCATCGAACAGATTGGCGGCGACAAGGTGCTGTTTCTGATCAACGCCGTATATTTCAAAGGCCAATGGCAAAAGAAATTCGACGCGGCGAAGACGGAACAAATGCCATTTCATCTTGCCGGTGGTGGAACCAAACAAACGCCGATGATGTCGCAATCCGGCAGTTATCAATACTTGCGCGGCGACAACTTCCAAGCCGTCGGTTTGCCGTATGGTCAAGGCGGCGCGAACCTGTATCTGTTTCTGCCGGACGAAGGCTCAACGCTGAATGGTTTGCTGAACGGGGTAAATTTCCAGAAATGGCAA encodes:
- a CDS encoding serpin family protein encodes the protein MNIGKIFVLAAIVCATALLIVVGCADADSSNNFKPMTPTETPSTTEHKSAGETTMSPTVESLVAANNEFGFALFSQLRNQDKDKNLFISPLSIATALSMTYNGAAGETELAMKRTLKYGEMNQSEINQSSSALMAKLKSADPKIELLIANSLWARHGVQFNPTFLERNRQVFGAEIAALDFGNPQTVNTINNWVSQNTKGKIPKIIEQIGGDKVLFLINAVYFKGQWQKKFDAAKTEQMPFHLAGGGTKQTPMMSQSGSYQYLRGDNFQAVGLPYGQGGANLYLFLPDEGSTLNGLLNGVNFQKWQQWITSFRNTPGDVKIPRFKMDYSSDLNNPLSAMGMAVAFQRGKADFSGMRQQKDLFISEVKHKAVIEVNEEGTEASAATSVGVSLTSMRPVQQRFTFIADRPFLLAIRDQQTGAILFLGVVFEPM
- a CDS encoding TlpA family protein disulfide reductase is translated as MSLMTIGLIGSAILLIAAIASSLFKSSEKETPTVVPAQPGQPQIAQQAPPQLPSDLAPAVYQASFKTLDGKTKKLADYAGKVVVVDLWATWCGPCRQEIPHLIEMANAYKSKGVEVVGLTNENPVADEEKVKMFSKEFKINYSIGWADPQMQIGLMNGRNGIPQTIIIGRDGKVKQHFVGFSAMISPQQMKAALEAAITG